The Temnothorax longispinosus isolate EJ_2023e chromosome 12, Tlon_JGU_v1, whole genome shotgun sequence genome includes a window with the following:
- the LOC139822763 gene encoding uncharacterized protein isoform X1, with product MSGRVQKESADDSDRVDDAVDPRVQIELERLNTATDDINKLEVDLDEARATFRELLCESTIKIDTLAKKLGACIEKSRPYYDARFKAKEALQETQKAAIRFERANSQHAAAKEMVYLAEEGLRTEGRCFDHAWQEMLNHATSRVNESEHERALSEAEHRRTTVLYHKVEHEVQRLQRDLKRTIAKSSMGARRSLLLINSIAYRHNLLMLPYYEMRAHFNQMLEEQKMKVSALERSVGEAKASYAEALRNLEKISDEIHRTRRYDGTDEYDKSARDASDRSTAQINTATPTDSSVTGSPDSTDYTSDEYLRLPDKMSPNALCPMPTRIERDSSSEYLGLNNLNLSSTEPRKYIKRDRPRSIAATDSKHIVSLNHTSSSAPGLTDLSGIISPVEKRVKIQTPVNDRKNKSNSQNGEEWTEISLNNSPDEIYYNNDVYSDEEDQIPYKPLPMDLSPELAQAINIAAEPPKEQINRKRLVTQKSLPTMSKVNEVTLTEEKKAEVTRSPSVKNRSKLDSSLANWITRSSAGGETSGGSSTNSSRRQSLDMLWSGGTGERVKELLNHGMMMLNISSLTERRSSEPKTVERDKDKSEKSEKLEVKGKKVPSPLEKTMSYLNADEETSDSESLASVEMLTEDQISSLMMEPDMNQVCQEILGTPLVEVCPLLQQLQQQ from the exons ATGAGCGGACGTGTGCAGAAGGAGAGTGCCGATGATTCCGATCGCGTTGACGATGCAGTGGACCCGCGAGTGCAG ATTGAACTTGAAAGATTGAACACAGCTACGGACGATATTAATAAACTAGAAGTTGATTTAGAT gAAGCAAGAGCTACCTTTAGAGAATTATTATGCGAATCAACAATCAAGATTGACACTTTGGCTAAGAAACTTGGAGCTTGCATTGAAAAATCCAGACCATACTATGACGCCAGGTTTAAAGCGAAAGAG gCATTACAAGAAACGCAGAAGGCTGCGATTAGATTTGAGAGAGCCAACAGTCAACATGCAGCAGCTAAGGAAATGGTTTATTTAGCCGAGGAAGGACTACGGACCGAAGGAAGATGTTTTGATCACGCTTGGCAG GAAATGTTGAATCATGCTACGTCACGAGTTAATGAGTCGGAGCACGAGAGAGCTCTCTCTGAAGCGGAGCATAGACGTACGACTGTATTATATCACAAAGTGGAACACGAAGTTCAAAGGTTGCAGCGTGATTTGAAGCGTACTATTGCCAAATCTAG TATGGGTGCACGCCGCAGCTTGCTTCTGATAAACAGTATCGCCTACAGGCACAACTTGCTCATGTT GCCTTACTATGAGATGAGAGCGCACTTTAATCAAATGTTGGAGGAGCAGAAGATGAAGGTCAGTGCGCTGGAGAGATCAGTTGGCGAAGCAAAAGCTTCGTACGCGGAAGCGTTACGAAATCTGGAAAAGATCAGCGACGAGATTCACAgg ACGAGAAGATACGATGGTACGGACGAGTACGATAAGAGTGCACGAGACGCATCCGATCGCTCCACCGCGCAAATTAATACGGCAACTCCAACGGATTCCAGCGTAACTGGATCCCCGGACAGCACGGATTACACTAGCGACGAATATTTACGTCTCCCCGACAAGATGAGTCCGAACGCGCTATGTCCCATGCCTACAAGA ATCGAGAGAGATTCATCGTCGGAGTACCTGGGCCTAAATAATTTGAACCTTTCATCTACCGAACctcgtaaatatataaaacgggACCGTCCACGAAGCATCGCCGCGACCGACTCGAAACATATCGTATCTCTAAATCATACTAGTTCTTCTGCGCCAGGCCTGACGGATCTGTCGGGCATTATATCTCCGGTCGAGAAGAGAGTGAAGATTCAGACGCCCGTAAATGACCGCAAGAATAAATCTAATTCTCAAAATGGGGAGGAATGGACGGAAATTAGCCTGAACAATTCGCCGGACGAGATTTACTACAATAATGACGTGTACTCCGACGAGGAAGACCAAATCCCCTACAAACCGTTACCGATGGATCTAAGTCCGGAACTTGCTCAGGCAATTAATATCGCCGCCGAGCCGCCGAAAGAACAAATCAATCGAAAAAGATTAGTAACGCAAAAATCTTTACCCACAATGTCGAAAGTAAACGAAGTTACTTTAACCGAAGAGAAGAAGGCTGAAGTTACGAGAAGTCCATCAGTGAAAAATAGAAGCAAGCTCGACAGTAGCTTAGCCAATTGGATAACTAGAAGTTCAGCCGGTGGTGAAACTAGTGGTGGTAGTTCCA CAAATTCAAGCAGAAGACAATCTCTTGATATGTTGTGGAGTGGCGGTACCGGGGAGCGCGTTAAGGAATTACTCAATCACGGTATGATGATGCTAAACATATCCAGCTTAACGGAACGACGTTCCAGCGAGCCAAAGACAGTAGAGAGAGACAAGGACAAGTCTGAAAAGTCTGAAAAATTGGAAGTTAAAGGGAAAAAGGTCCCAAGCCCGTTAGAGAAAACAATGAGCTATCTCAACGCCGACGAGGAGACGTCGGACAGCGAAAGTTTAGCTAG CGTGGAGATGCTAACGGAAGATCAGATCTCTTCACTCATGATGGAGCCGGACATGAATCAAGTATGCCAAGAGATTCTGGGAACTCCCCTAGTCGAAGTATGCCCGCTGTTGCAACAGTTACAGCAACAATAG
- the LOC139822763 gene encoding uncharacterized protein isoform X2, translating to MSGRVQKESADDSDRVDDAVDPRVQIELERLNTATDDINKLEVDLDEARATFRELLCESTIKIDTLAKKLGACIEKSRPYYDARFKAKEALQETQKAAIRFERANSQHAAAKEMVYLAEEGLRTEGRCFDHAWQEMLNHATSRVNESEHERALSEAEHRRTTVLYHKVEHEVQRLQRDLKRTIAKSRPYYEMRAHFNQMLEEQKMKVSALERSVGEAKASYAEALRNLEKISDEIHRTRRYDGTDEYDKSARDASDRSTAQINTATPTDSSVTGSPDSTDYTSDEYLRLPDKMSPNALCPMPTRIERDSSSEYLGLNNLNLSSTEPRKYIKRDRPRSIAATDSKHIVSLNHTSSSAPGLTDLSGIISPVEKRVKIQTPVNDRKNKSNSQNGEEWTEISLNNSPDEIYYNNDVYSDEEDQIPYKPLPMDLSPELAQAINIAAEPPKEQINRKRLVTQKSLPTMSKVNEVTLTEEKKAEVTRSPSVKNRSKLDSSLANWITRSSAGGETSGGSSTNSSRRQSLDMLWSGGTGERVKELLNHGMMMLNISSLTERRSSEPKTVERDKDKSEKSEKLEVKGKKVPSPLEKTMSYLNADEETSDSESLASVEMLTEDQISSLMMEPDMNQVCQEILGTPLVEVCPLLQQLQQQ from the exons ATGAGCGGACGTGTGCAGAAGGAGAGTGCCGATGATTCCGATCGCGTTGACGATGCAGTGGACCCGCGAGTGCAG ATTGAACTTGAAAGATTGAACACAGCTACGGACGATATTAATAAACTAGAAGTTGATTTAGAT gAAGCAAGAGCTACCTTTAGAGAATTATTATGCGAATCAACAATCAAGATTGACACTTTGGCTAAGAAACTTGGAGCTTGCATTGAAAAATCCAGACCATACTATGACGCCAGGTTTAAAGCGAAAGAG gCATTACAAGAAACGCAGAAGGCTGCGATTAGATTTGAGAGAGCCAACAGTCAACATGCAGCAGCTAAGGAAATGGTTTATTTAGCCGAGGAAGGACTACGGACCGAAGGAAGATGTTTTGATCACGCTTGGCAG GAAATGTTGAATCATGCTACGTCACGAGTTAATGAGTCGGAGCACGAGAGAGCTCTCTCTGAAGCGGAGCATAGACGTACGACTGTATTATATCACAAAGTGGAACACGAAGTTCAAAGGTTGCAGCGTGATTTGAAGCGTACTATTGCCAAATCTAG GCCTTACTATGAGATGAGAGCGCACTTTAATCAAATGTTGGAGGAGCAGAAGATGAAGGTCAGTGCGCTGGAGAGATCAGTTGGCGAAGCAAAAGCTTCGTACGCGGAAGCGTTACGAAATCTGGAAAAGATCAGCGACGAGATTCACAgg ACGAGAAGATACGATGGTACGGACGAGTACGATAAGAGTGCACGAGACGCATCCGATCGCTCCACCGCGCAAATTAATACGGCAACTCCAACGGATTCCAGCGTAACTGGATCCCCGGACAGCACGGATTACACTAGCGACGAATATTTACGTCTCCCCGACAAGATGAGTCCGAACGCGCTATGTCCCATGCCTACAAGA ATCGAGAGAGATTCATCGTCGGAGTACCTGGGCCTAAATAATTTGAACCTTTCATCTACCGAACctcgtaaatatataaaacgggACCGTCCACGAAGCATCGCCGCGACCGACTCGAAACATATCGTATCTCTAAATCATACTAGTTCTTCTGCGCCAGGCCTGACGGATCTGTCGGGCATTATATCTCCGGTCGAGAAGAGAGTGAAGATTCAGACGCCCGTAAATGACCGCAAGAATAAATCTAATTCTCAAAATGGGGAGGAATGGACGGAAATTAGCCTGAACAATTCGCCGGACGAGATTTACTACAATAATGACGTGTACTCCGACGAGGAAGACCAAATCCCCTACAAACCGTTACCGATGGATCTAAGTCCGGAACTTGCTCAGGCAATTAATATCGCCGCCGAGCCGCCGAAAGAACAAATCAATCGAAAAAGATTAGTAACGCAAAAATCTTTACCCACAATGTCGAAAGTAAACGAAGTTACTTTAACCGAAGAGAAGAAGGCTGAAGTTACGAGAAGTCCATCAGTGAAAAATAGAAGCAAGCTCGACAGTAGCTTAGCCAATTGGATAACTAGAAGTTCAGCCGGTGGTGAAACTAGTGGTGGTAGTTCCA CAAATTCAAGCAGAAGACAATCTCTTGATATGTTGTGGAGTGGCGGTACCGGGGAGCGCGTTAAGGAATTACTCAATCACGGTATGATGATGCTAAACATATCCAGCTTAACGGAACGACGTTCCAGCGAGCCAAAGACAGTAGAGAGAGACAAGGACAAGTCTGAAAAGTCTGAAAAATTGGAAGTTAAAGGGAAAAAGGTCCCAAGCCCGTTAGAGAAAACAATGAGCTATCTCAACGCCGACGAGGAGACGTCGGACAGCGAAAGTTTAGCTAG CGTGGAGATGCTAACGGAAGATCAGATCTCTTCACTCATGATGGAGCCGGACATGAATCAAGTATGCCAAGAGATTCTGGGAACTCCCCTAGTCGAAGTATGCCCGCTGTTGCAACAGTTACAGCAACAATAG
- the LOC139822763 gene encoding uncharacterized protein isoform X3, which translates to MVYLAEEGLRTEGRCFDHAWQEMLNHATSRVNESEHERALSEAEHRRTTVLYHKVEHEVQRLQRDLKRTIAKSSMGARRSLLLINSIAYRHNLLMLPYYEMRAHFNQMLEEQKMKVSALERSVGEAKASYAEALRNLEKISDEIHRTRRYDGTDEYDKSARDASDRSTAQINTATPTDSSVTGSPDSTDYTSDEYLRLPDKMSPNALCPMPTRIERDSSSEYLGLNNLNLSSTEPRKYIKRDRPRSIAATDSKHIVSLNHTSSSAPGLTDLSGIISPVEKRVKIQTPVNDRKNKSNSQNGEEWTEISLNNSPDEIYYNNDVYSDEEDQIPYKPLPMDLSPELAQAINIAAEPPKEQINRKRLVTQKSLPTMSKVNEVTLTEEKKAEVTRSPSVKNRSKLDSSLANWITRSSAGGETSGGSSTNSSRRQSLDMLWSGGTGERVKELLNHGMMMLNISSLTERRSSEPKTVERDKDKSEKSEKLEVKGKKVPSPLEKTMSYLNADEETSDSESLASVEMLTEDQISSLMMEPDMNQVCQEILGTPLVEVCPLLQQLQQQ; encoded by the exons ATGGTTTATTTAGCCGAGGAAGGACTACGGACCGAAGGAAGATGTTTTGATCACGCTTGGCAG GAAATGTTGAATCATGCTACGTCACGAGTTAATGAGTCGGAGCACGAGAGAGCTCTCTCTGAAGCGGAGCATAGACGTACGACTGTATTATATCACAAAGTGGAACACGAAGTTCAAAGGTTGCAGCGTGATTTGAAGCGTACTATTGCCAAATCTAG TATGGGTGCACGCCGCAGCTTGCTTCTGATAAACAGTATCGCCTACAGGCACAACTTGCTCATGTT GCCTTACTATGAGATGAGAGCGCACTTTAATCAAATGTTGGAGGAGCAGAAGATGAAGGTCAGTGCGCTGGAGAGATCAGTTGGCGAAGCAAAAGCTTCGTACGCGGAAGCGTTACGAAATCTGGAAAAGATCAGCGACGAGATTCACAgg ACGAGAAGATACGATGGTACGGACGAGTACGATAAGAGTGCACGAGACGCATCCGATCGCTCCACCGCGCAAATTAATACGGCAACTCCAACGGATTCCAGCGTAACTGGATCCCCGGACAGCACGGATTACACTAGCGACGAATATTTACGTCTCCCCGACAAGATGAGTCCGAACGCGCTATGTCCCATGCCTACAAGA ATCGAGAGAGATTCATCGTCGGAGTACCTGGGCCTAAATAATTTGAACCTTTCATCTACCGAACctcgtaaatatataaaacgggACCGTCCACGAAGCATCGCCGCGACCGACTCGAAACATATCGTATCTCTAAATCATACTAGTTCTTCTGCGCCAGGCCTGACGGATCTGTCGGGCATTATATCTCCGGTCGAGAAGAGAGTGAAGATTCAGACGCCCGTAAATGACCGCAAGAATAAATCTAATTCTCAAAATGGGGAGGAATGGACGGAAATTAGCCTGAACAATTCGCCGGACGAGATTTACTACAATAATGACGTGTACTCCGACGAGGAAGACCAAATCCCCTACAAACCGTTACCGATGGATCTAAGTCCGGAACTTGCTCAGGCAATTAATATCGCCGCCGAGCCGCCGAAAGAACAAATCAATCGAAAAAGATTAGTAACGCAAAAATCTTTACCCACAATGTCGAAAGTAAACGAAGTTACTTTAACCGAAGAGAAGAAGGCTGAAGTTACGAGAAGTCCATCAGTGAAAAATAGAAGCAAGCTCGACAGTAGCTTAGCCAATTGGATAACTAGAAGTTCAGCCGGTGGTGAAACTAGTGGTGGTAGTTCCA CAAATTCAAGCAGAAGACAATCTCTTGATATGTTGTGGAGTGGCGGTACCGGGGAGCGCGTTAAGGAATTACTCAATCACGGTATGATGATGCTAAACATATCCAGCTTAACGGAACGACGTTCCAGCGAGCCAAAGACAGTAGAGAGAGACAAGGACAAGTCTGAAAAGTCTGAAAAATTGGAAGTTAAAGGGAAAAAGGTCCCAAGCCCGTTAGAGAAAACAATGAGCTATCTCAACGCCGACGAGGAGACGTCGGACAGCGAAAGTTTAGCTAG CGTGGAGATGCTAACGGAAGATCAGATCTCTTCACTCATGATGGAGCCGGACATGAATCAAGTATGCCAAGAGATTCTGGGAACTCCCCTAGTCGAAGTATGCCCGCTGTTGCAACAGTTACAGCAACAATAG